A genomic window from Agreia sp. COWG includes:
- the rpsD gene encoding 30S ribosomal protein S4, producing the protein MSTKSRTRSKTRLSRALGIALTPKAAKYLEKRPYAPGEHGRTKRKADSDYAVRLREKQRLRAQYGIREAQLKIVFEEARRAKGLTGENLVELLEMRLDALVVRSGLARTTAQARQLVVHRHILVDGQLVDRPSFRVKPGQLIHVKPKSEGTEPFQVAAAGGHLDVLPKVPAYLEVEIDKLHARLLRRPLRAEVPVTCEVQLVVEYYAAR; encoded by the coding sequence ATGTCTACGAAGTCACGTACACGCAGCAAGACCCGCCTCTCGCGGGCACTCGGCATCGCCCTCACCCCGAAGGCGGCCAAGTACCTCGAGAAGCGCCCCTACGCTCCGGGCGAGCACGGCCGCACCAAGCGCAAGGCCGACTCCGACTACGCGGTCCGTCTGCGGGAGAAGCAGCGCCTACGCGCCCAGTACGGCATCCGCGAGGCACAGCTGAAGATCGTCTTCGAAGAGGCGCGTCGCGCCAAGGGCCTGACCGGTGAGAACCTGGTCGAGCTTCTCGAGATGCGTCTCGACGCGCTCGTCGTACGTTCAGGTCTGGCTCGCACGACCGCGCAGGCTCGCCAGCTCGTCGTTCACCGTCACATCCTCGTCGACGGCCAGCTTGTGGACCGTCCCTCCTTCCGAGTGAAGCCGGGACAGCTCATCCACGTGAAGCCGAAGAGCGAGGGAACCGAACCGTTCCAGGTCGCCGCCGCCGGTGGACACCTCGACGTGCTCCCCAAGGTTCCGGCCTACCTCGAGGTCGAGATCGACAAGCTGCACGCTCGTCTGCTGCGTCGTCCGCTGCGCGCCGAGGTCCCCGTGACCTGTGAAGTCCAGCTCGTCGTCGAGTACTACGCCGCTCGCTAA
- a CDS encoding replication-associated recombination protein A, with product MVSSQPGLHSGSVPLAVRMRPKSLDEVAGQKHLLRPGSPLVNLASDTEGTQGSVSVILWGPPGTGKTTLAQAIAHSSGRKFVELSAVTAGVKDVRQVMEDAFRSRDLYGLSTVLFLDEIHRFTKAQQDALLPGVENGWVILVAATTENPSFSVISPLLSRSLLLTLEQLSDDDLGVVVDRAVSDARGLDGRVRLDPDARSAIVRLASGDARRALTALEASAGSILAGRPAGSEATFGDDVPLITEETVAQAVDRALLRYDRNGDEHYDVISAFIKSIRGSDVDAAVHYLARMIEAGEDPRFICRRLIVSASEDIGLADPQALVIAVAAADAVQFIGMPEGRIPLAEATVYLATAPKSNASYLAVDQAIADIRAGKFGRVPKHMRDAHYPGAKRLGHGKGYKYPHDDPRGVLAQQYLPDELANTGYYRPTEHGNERDVSARLAKLRQITRNQ from the coding sequence ATGGTCTCCTCGCAGCCCGGGCTCCACTCCGGATCGGTTCCCCTCGCCGTGCGCATGCGTCCGAAGTCGCTCGACGAGGTGGCCGGCCAGAAGCACCTCCTTCGACCCGGCTCGCCTCTGGTGAACCTGGCTTCCGACACCGAGGGCACGCAGGGCTCCGTATCCGTCATTCTGTGGGGGCCTCCGGGAACGGGCAAGACCACGTTGGCACAGGCGATAGCCCACAGCTCAGGTCGCAAGTTCGTCGAGCTGTCGGCGGTCACTGCCGGGGTGAAAGACGTGCGGCAGGTGATGGAAGACGCCTTCCGCAGTCGCGACCTCTACGGGCTGTCGACGGTGCTGTTCCTCGACGAGATCCACCGGTTCACGAAGGCCCAGCAAGACGCTTTGCTGCCGGGGGTCGAGAACGGCTGGGTCATCCTCGTCGCCGCGACCACAGAGAATCCGTCGTTCTCTGTCATTTCGCCGCTGCTGTCGCGATCGCTCCTTTTGACCCTCGAGCAGCTGAGCGACGACGATCTGGGCGTGGTCGTCGACAGGGCGGTATCGGATGCTCGCGGGCTCGACGGCCGGGTGCGTCTCGATCCCGACGCGCGTTCAGCCATCGTGCGCCTCGCCTCCGGTGATGCGCGGCGCGCCCTCACCGCGCTCGAGGCATCCGCGGGGTCGATCCTCGCCGGAAGGCCCGCGGGCTCCGAGGCCACGTTTGGCGACGACGTGCCCCTGATCACCGAGGAGACGGTCGCCCAGGCGGTCGACCGTGCGCTGCTGCGCTACGACCGCAACGGCGACGAGCACTACGACGTCATCAGCGCGTTCATCAAGTCGATCAGGGGATCAGACGTCGACGCCGCCGTGCACTATCTCGCCCGCATGATCGAGGCCGGCGAAGATCCGAGATTCATCTGTCGTCGCCTCATCGTGTCCGCATCCGAAGACATCGGGCTGGCCGACCCGCAGGCGCTCGTCATCGCCGTCGCGGCCGCCGACGCGGTGCAGTTCATCGGCATGCCCGAGGGGCGAATTCCGCTCGCCGAGGCCACCGTCTATCTGGCGACGGCACCGAAGTCGAATGCGTCGTACCTGGCGGTCGACCAGGCGATCGCAGACATCCGGGCCGGCAAATTCGGTCGCGTACCGAAGCACATGCGCGACGCGCACTATCCGGGGGCCAAGCGCTTGGGCCACGGCAAGGGCTATAAGTACCCGCACGACGACCCCAGGGGGGTACTTGCACAGCAGTATCTTCCCGACGAGTTGGCGAACACCGGGTACTACAGGCCGACCGAGCACGGAAACGAGCGCGACGTCTCGGCACGGCTCGCCAAGCTGCGCCAGATCACCCGCAATCAATAG
- a CDS encoding peptidylprolyl isomerase has product MAPRNQEREARASRQRLRDYQARQTMHSSKIARRRRDNILAIIVVILVVAAATVVQVFYFSGGPGTPSPVPSTTAASTETPAPTSTANSAQVPDPAGAEGRTWTGQMTINDIPLGIQLDGAAAPQGVANFISLSTAGFYNGLTCHRLTTSPGFGVLQCGDPNGDGSGGPGYSFGPIENAPAGDVYPAGTIAMARQGGNASSMGSQFFIVYEDTTIPSDAAGGYTVLGQVTSGLDALKSGVVDAGTKDGSTDGAPAVEVKIGSIAVQ; this is encoded by the coding sequence GTGGCACCGAGGAATCAGGAACGAGAGGCTCGCGCCAGCAGGCAGCGGCTGCGGGACTATCAGGCGCGGCAGACGATGCACAGCTCGAAGATCGCCCGGCGCAGGCGCGACAACATTCTGGCGATCATCGTGGTCATTCTGGTCGTGGCAGCCGCCACGGTCGTGCAGGTCTTCTACTTCTCCGGAGGACCCGGCACGCCGAGCCCCGTCCCCAGCACGACGGCGGCCTCGACAGAGACACCGGCACCCACATCGACGGCGAACTCGGCACAGGTTCCCGATCCCGCCGGCGCCGAGGGACGCACCTGGACCGGGCAGATGACCATCAACGACATCCCACTGGGGATTCAGCTTGACGGTGCGGCGGCACCCCAGGGCGTGGCGAACTTCATCTCACTGTCGACCGCAGGTTTCTACAACGGCCTCACCTGCCACCGGCTGACGACGTCGCCCGGCTTCGGCGTGCTGCAGTGCGGCGATCCCAACGGCGACGGCTCAGGCGGTCCCGGCTACAGCTTCGGCCCCATCGAGAACGCCCCGGCGGGCGATGTCTATCCGGCGGGCACGATCGCCATGGCTCGACAGGGCGGCAACGCGTCGAGCATGGGAAGCCAGTTCTTCATCGTGTACGAAGACACGACCATTCCGTCGGATGCCGCGGGCGGCTACACGGTGCTCGGCCAGGTCACCAGCGGGCTCGACGCCCTGAAGTCCGGCGTCGTGGATGCGGGCACGAAGGACGGCTCCACCGACGGCGCGCCCGCCGTAGAGGTTAAGATCGGCTCTATCGCGGTTCAATAA
- a CDS encoding DUF349 domain-containing protein produces MTSSTEHPFGRVDETGTVYLREASGERVIGQYPDGTAEEALAYFERKYTDLAGQVTLLEQRAKRGASAADIGKAVKTLTDAVSSANALGNLEALSVRLAALTETLGALNEQQSAEAKAQLAEAIAYRTSIVTEIEALAAEDPAKAQWKQVTASLDALFSRWQKHQQEGPRLPRTEANDLWKRFRDARTLIEQHRKAFFSELDNAHRDARTKKQQLVTAAEALAEKGADGVNAYRDLLDEWKKAGRAGKRYDDSLWDKFKAAGDVLYGARSEIVAKDDEEFAGNLTLKQQLLAEAEPLLAETDRARAKELLTSIQRRWDEIGKVPRDQVKIIEDRLRKVEAAVRKLDEDFWQRNNPEKKARAEGLAGQLNDAIEKLETEIAQATAAGDTRKAAELQESLDARKVWLDALG; encoded by the coding sequence GTGACCAGTAGTACTGAGCATCCATTTGGACGTGTAGATGAGACCGGTACGGTCTATCTGCGCGAAGCCTCCGGAGAGCGTGTGATCGGGCAGTATCCCGATGGCACGGCCGAGGAGGCTCTTGCCTACTTCGAACGCAAATACACCGATCTGGCGGGTCAGGTCACGTTGCTGGAACAGCGCGCGAAGCGCGGTGCATCCGCCGCCGACATCGGCAAGGCCGTGAAGACGCTCACCGACGCGGTGTCGAGCGCTAATGCGCTGGGCAACCTCGAGGCGCTCTCCGTTCGCCTGGCGGCCCTGACCGAGACCCTCGGAGCACTCAACGAGCAGCAGTCGGCCGAGGCGAAGGCACAGTTGGCCGAGGCGATCGCCTATCGCACCTCGATCGTCACCGAGATCGAGGCACTGGCTGCCGAGGATCCCGCCAAGGCGCAGTGGAAGCAGGTGACCGCGAGTCTCGACGCCCTGTTCTCACGGTGGCAGAAGCATCAGCAGGAGGGCCCACGACTTCCACGCACCGAGGCGAACGACCTGTGGAAGCGCTTCCGTGACGCGCGCACGCTCATCGAGCAGCATCGCAAGGCATTCTTCTCCGAGCTCGACAATGCCCACCGAGATGCCCGTACGAAGAAGCAGCAGTTGGTGACGGCTGCAGAGGCGCTGGCCGAAAAGGGAGCAGACGGCGTGAACGCCTACCGCGATCTTCTCGACGAGTGGAAGAAGGCGGGCCGGGCCGGCAAGCGCTACGACGACTCCCTCTGGGATAAATTCAAGGCCGCCGGTGACGTGCTCTACGGCGCCCGTAGCGAGATCGTCGCGAAAGACGACGAGGAGTTCGCCGGAAACCTCACGCTCAAGCAGCAGCTTCTCGCCGAGGCGGAGCCGCTGTTGGCCGAGACCGACCGCGCACGGGCGAAAGAGCTGCTCACGAGCATCCAACGTCGTTGGGATGAGATCGGCAAGGTGCCACGAGACCAGGTCAAGATCATCGAAGACCGGCTCCGCAAGGTCGAGGCCGCCGTGCGCAAGCTCGATGAAGACTTCTGGCAGCGCAATAATCCGGAGAAGAAGGCGCGCGCGGAGGGTCTCGCCGGCCAGCTGAACGACGCCATAGAAAAGCTCGAGACAGAGATCGCCCAGGCCACGGCGGCGGGTGACACACGCAAGGCGGCAGAGCTGCAGGAGTCCCTCGACGCCCGCAAGGTGTGGCTCGACGCCCTCGGCTAG